In one Halorubrum sp. CBA1229 genomic region, the following are encoded:
- a CDS encoding halocyanin domain-containing protein yields the protein MSSDDVSRRAFMRTAGGATAAAGAATVTAGTAAAQEEQPVWPSGASSGNVGSYQDARGQSEVTVSVGAGDQGLAFDPTLLWVDTGTTITFEWTGNGGAHNVQNVEGPAALDSGDPVGEEGATYEYETSEEDVGITHYHCVPHTAVGMHAGLAVGEDIETESTGGGGGSNAVFVPQGARALGVATFIAMVSTLGLAFVFMKYGGTITQEE from the coding sequence ATGAGCTCGGACGACGTCTCCCGGCGCGCGTTCATGCGGACCGCAGGCGGCGCGACCGCTGCCGCCGGGGCGGCGACGGTGACGGCGGGGACCGCGGCGGCACAGGAGGAACAGCCGGTCTGGCCGAGCGGGGCCAGTAGCGGGAACGTCGGGTCGTACCAGGACGCCCGCGGGCAGAGCGAGGTGACCGTGTCGGTCGGCGCCGGCGACCAGGGGCTCGCGTTCGACCCGACCCTGCTTTGGGTCGATACGGGCACGACGATCACGTTCGAGTGGACCGGGAACGGCGGGGCGCACAACGTGCAGAACGTCGAGGGCCCGGCCGCCCTCGACAGCGGCGACCCGGTCGGCGAGGAGGGGGCGACCTACGAGTACGAGACGAGCGAGGAGGACGTCGGTATCACCCACTACCACTGCGTGCCCCACACCGCCGTCGGCATGCACGCCGGTCTCGCCGTCGGCGAGGACATCGAGACGGAGTCGACCGGCGGCGGGGGCGGCTCGAACGCCGTCTTCGTCCCGCAGGGCGCCCGCGCGCTCGGCGTCGCGACGTTCATCGCGATGGTGAGCACGCTCGGGCTGGCGTTCGTCTTCATGAAGTACGGCGGCACGATCACCCAAGAGGAGTAG
- a CDS encoding glycosyltransferase, whose protein sequence is MRVAFVSLLAPGHGVTPARERTRRVASGLADRGHEVVWLCARWWGGDHDVFEEDGIEYRSVAADPSPTAFAARLPLALRRVAPDVVHAVNSPPTPGLGATVAGTLARTPVVVDWWRDHPADAARRYRFLAKGADRVTTPSRTTKTRVREHGADGDDVRVVPESVDFDLVEAADVDDRFDAVYARRLDRHANVETFLLGLAELRGRDWTAAVVGDGPERERIEATASDLRIADRVSFLGDLPRRERVELFKGTHVVAATATWETFATELLWALACGCVALVEYQADSSAHELVEGRERGRLVTSPAELADEFVAVGDLPRRTVEPDFAGYDHDAVLDRYVETYRELVSD, encoded by the coding sequence ATGCGCGTCGCGTTCGTCTCGCTTCTCGCCCCGGGTCACGGCGTCACGCCGGCCCGGGAGCGAACGCGACGGGTCGCCAGCGGGCTCGCCGACCGCGGCCACGAGGTCGTGTGGCTCTGCGCGCGGTGGTGGGGCGGCGACCACGACGTCTTCGAGGAGGACGGGATCGAGTACCGGTCGGTGGCGGCCGACCCGTCGCCGACGGCGTTCGCCGCGCGGCTCCCGCTCGCGCTCCGCCGGGTCGCCCCCGACGTCGTCCACGCGGTCAACAGCCCGCCGACGCCGGGGCTCGGCGCGACGGTCGCGGGGACGCTCGCGCGGACCCCGGTCGTCGTCGACTGGTGGCGCGACCACCCCGCGGACGCCGCCCGGCGGTACCGCTTCCTCGCCAAAGGCGCCGACAGGGTGACGACGCCCTCGCGGACGACGAAGACGCGGGTCCGCGAGCACGGGGCCGACGGCGACGACGTGCGGGTGGTCCCCGAGAGCGTCGACTTCGACCTCGTCGAGGCCGCCGACGTCGACGACCGGTTCGACGCGGTGTACGCGCGGCGGCTGGACCGCCACGCCAACGTCGAGACGTTCCTCCTCGGGCTCGCGGAGCTCCGCGGGCGCGACTGGACCGCCGCCGTCGTCGGCGACGGCCCCGAGCGCGAGCGGATCGAGGCGACCGCGAGCGACCTCCGGATCGCCGACCGGGTGTCGTTCCTCGGCGACCTCCCGCGCCGCGAGCGCGTCGAGTTATTTAAAGGGACCCACGTCGTCGCCGCGACGGCGACGTGGGAGACGTTCGCGACGGAGCTGTTGTGGGCGCTCGCGTGCGGCTGCGTCGCCCTCGTCGAGTACCAGGCGGACTCCAGCGCCCACGAGCTGGTAGAGGGCCGCGAGCGCGGGCGCCTCGTCACGAGCCCGGCCGAGCTCGCGGACGAATTCGTCGCCGTCGGCGACCTCCCGCGGCGGACCGTCGAGCCAGACTTCGCGGGCTACGACCACGACGCCGTCTTGGACCGGTACGTCGAGACGTATCGGGAGCTCGTCAGCGACTGA
- the mch gene encoding methenyltetrahydromethanopterin cyclohydrolase, translating to MESINRTAIELVDEALDFAGELDVVGYELDNGATVVDFGVDAAGGVEAGLLLAEIQTAGLANLRTRMGEVAGAPRQYVELSTDHPAIALLCSQKAGWELAFESGYEGLGSGPARALVGQEAEFERVGYYDSSEFATLAVESTALPTEEVAEHVADLAEVDAEGVFLPAYATGSTVGSVATAARAAELAVFRLLELGYEPTDVLHASGAAPMAPVTRDEDLAMGRTNDALAYGGEVHLQVARDDDRFDQIVSTAREEYGTPFVEVFEDAGWDFYEVDERVFAPAKVTVDVVDGPVYAVGETDEELLAESFDYR from the coding sequence ATGGAAAGCATCAATCGGACCGCGATCGAGCTCGTCGACGAGGCGCTCGACTTCGCCGGCGAGCTCGACGTCGTCGGGTACGAGCTGGACAACGGCGCTACCGTCGTCGACTTCGGAGTCGACGCCGCCGGCGGCGTCGAGGCGGGGCTGCTGCTCGCCGAGATCCAGACCGCCGGCCTCGCGAACCTCCGCACCCGCATGGGCGAGGTCGCAGGCGCGCCGCGCCAGTACGTCGAGCTGTCGACTGACCACCCCGCGATCGCCCTGCTCTGTTCGCAGAAGGCCGGCTGGGAGCTCGCCTTCGAGTCCGGCTACGAGGGGCTCGGCTCCGGGCCGGCCCGCGCGCTGGTCGGGCAGGAGGCGGAGTTCGAGCGCGTCGGCTACTACGACTCCTCGGAGTTCGCCACGCTCGCGGTCGAGTCGACCGCGCTCCCGACCGAGGAGGTCGCCGAGCACGTTGCCGACCTCGCCGAGGTCGACGCCGAGGGCGTCTTCCTGCCCGCGTACGCGACCGGCTCGACCGTCGGCTCGGTCGCCACCGCGGCCCGCGCCGCGGAGCTCGCCGTCTTCCGCCTGCTGGAGCTCGGCTACGAGCCGACCGACGTGCTCCACGCCTCGGGCGCCGCGCCCATGGCGCCCGTGACCCGCGACGAGGATCTCGCGATGGGGCGGACGAACGACGCCCTCGCGTACGGCGGCGAGGTCCACCTGCAGGTCGCGCGCGACGACGACCGCTTCGACCAGATCGTCTCGACCGCCCGCGAGGAGTACGGCACTCCCTTCGTCGAGGTGTTCGAGGACGCCGGCTGGGACTTCTACGAGGTCGACGAGCGCGTCTTCGCGCCCGCGAAGGTCACCGTCGACGTCGTCGACGGCCCCGTCTACGCCGTCGGCGAGACGGACGAGGAGCTGCTCGCCGAGTCGTTCGACTACCGCTGA